The Psychrobacillus sp. FSL K6-4046 DNA window AGAGGTTAGACCAAGTAGACCAGGATCGGCTAAAGGGTTTCTTGTCATCCCTTGCATGATAGCTCCCGATATAGCCAAGGCTGAACCTACTATAATTGCAGCCACCTCACGAGGAAGACGTATTTCTCGAATAATATTTATTGAATCGTTGTTTTGGGATGTAAAAATTGCTTTCCACACATCTACAATGCTAGTTTCTGCAGCTCCAAAGATGATAGCAAAGCCAAACATAATGATAAGCAGGAAGCAGCTTATTATTAATTTAATACTAAAATGCAGAGAAGAGTTCATATTTTAGTTCCTTTCTGACATGAAGAAGGAGGAATTCCAATATGAATCCCTCCAGTACACTATTTACTGTTTAAAAAATTTTCCTTAAAGAACGCTAGTTGATAGTCTAAAGAAATTGGGTCATTGAAGTAGAATTCTTCAGCAACAGCCTCAAAAACTCGATCTTCTTTTACGGCAGGAATATTTTTGTATACATCAGTTTCTTGGAAGGAGTTATCCTGTGTCCCTGCTTTACTGAAAATAATGTAATCTCCTGCATATTCAGGCAATACTTCGAGCGATAAAGCATAAAACCCATCTTTTAAAGCCATTTCCTTTACTTTTTCAGGCATTGCTAGCTTCATTTCCTGATAGATAATTTCTGTTCCTCTACCCCAGTTATCACCAAATACATATAATTGCTTGTCAAAATTCTCGATAACAGAGACAGTTGCATCATCACCTATTTTGGTTTTAATTTCTTCACCTGCTGTTTGTGCACGTTTCTTAAAATCATCTATCCATTCCTGAGCTTCTTTTTCTTTATTTAATAGTTTTCCAATTTCTAAATGTTGAGTAAGGTAATCTACTTTTCCATACGTAAACGTAACAGTTGGAGCAATCTCTTTTAATTTGTCTAAATTTTTAGCAGTGGAAAGTCCAATGATTAAATCCGGGTCTAGCTCAATAATTTTTTCTAGGTTATCCTCTGAAACCTCTTCTACATCTGCGAAATACTTATCAAACTGAGGATTAGATTTCGACCAAGCATCAACCCCAACAAGGTTTACTCCGAGTGCGGCTACATTCCCCGCATAGGTAGATACCACCACAACACGTTTCGGATCAGCAGGAACTTCAATCGGACCTTCCTCTGAATTATATGTAATAGTAGTAGACTCTTTGGGATTTTCATTAGCTGTTCCATTTGTTTCGTCATTATTACAAGCGCTCATTAATAAGATAAGTAAAAACAATATTGGTATAAGAAGCTTTTTCATTTTTTATATTCTCCCTTTAGTAGGTTATATGTAATGCACATTGGTTTTTCTGTCCTCGGATCCAAGCCTATTTCAGCATCAATTTGAAAGACATCTCTTAAAATTTCTTTTGTGATGACTTCCTTGCAATTACCAGCCTTAATAATATGGCCATCTTTGAGAGCAATAATATAATCAGCAAAGCGTGCAGCTTGGTTTAAATCATGTAAAACCATAACAATAGTTCTTTTTTCTTGAACATTTAACTTCTGTAAAAGCTCTAGTACTTCTAATTGGTGGGCCATATCGAGATAGGTGGTTGGTTCATCTAAAAAGATGATTTCCGTTTCCTGTGCAAGCGCCATAGCAATCCAGACTCTTTGACGCTGTCCTCCTGAAAGGGAATCTACTGGTAGATATTTAAACCCAAGGGTTCCAGTCACTTCCATTGCCCAATCTATTACCTCATAATCTCTTTTGGTGAGACGTCCAAAACCGCTTTGGTAGGGGAAACGACCATAGGATACTAGTTCACCAACTGAAAGTCCACTTGCACTTTCCGGAGTTTGGGGGAGAATCGCCATCTTCTTAGCAAGCACTTTTGTGTTTTCTCTTGAAACTGTTTTCCCATCTAACAATATAGATCCTGATTGGTGTGGAATAATCCGCGTAATTGCTTTTAGAAGGGTGGATTTGCCACAGCCATTAGGGCCAATAATTGTTGTAATTTTTTGGTCAGGAATTTGTATAGATAGCTCCTTCACAATAAGTTTTTCTCCATAGCCTATAGACAAATCTTCCGTATAAAGGCGAACCATTTAAAAACCTCCAAACTAACAGTTGATAAAATAAATGAAAACGA harbors:
- a CDS encoding iron-hydroxamate ABC transporter substrate-binding protein; the protein is MKKLLIPILFLLILLMSACNNDETNGTANENPKESTTITYNSEEGPIEVPADPKRVVVVSTYAGNVAALGVNLVGVDAWSKSNPQFDKYFADVEEVSEDNLEKIIELDPDLIIGLSTAKNLDKLKEIAPTVTFTYGKVDYLTQHLEIGKLLNKEKEAQEWIDDFKKRAQTAGEEIKTKIGDDATVSVIENFDKQLYVFGDNWGRGTEIIYQEMKLAMPEKVKEMALKDGFYALSLEVLPEYAGDYIIFSKAGTQDNSFQETDVYKNIPAVKEDRVFEAVAEEFYFNDPISLDYQLAFFKENFLNSK
- a CDS encoding ABC transporter ATP-binding protein, which encodes MVRLYTEDLSIGYGEKLIVKELSIQIPDQKITTIIGPNGCGKSTLLKAITRIIPHQSGSILLDGKTVSRENTKVLAKKMAILPQTPESASGLSVGELVSYGRFPYQSGFGRLTKRDYEVIDWAMEVTGTLGFKYLPVDSLSGGQRQRVWIAMALAQETEIIFLDEPTTYLDMAHQLEVLELLQKLNVQEKRTIVMVLHDLNQAARFADYIIALKDGHIIKAGNCKEVITKEILRDVFQIDAEIGLDPRTEKPMCITYNLLKGEYKK